A portion of the Calliphora vicina chromosome 5, idCalVici1.1, whole genome shotgun sequence genome contains these proteins:
- the Jheh3 gene encoding juvenile hormone epoxide hydrolase 2 codes for MKGLIIFVAFLSILIGFGYHKFDELTRPLPLPTFDTNKYWGPGDVSNYKEDKTIKPFKIDVNTEVITDLQKQLNRTLKLTEPLEGVQFQYGYNTEAMAQVVEYWREKYLAKWSERQQLLNSLPQFTTEIQGLRIHFIHSKPNAEAVKTKKVLPLLLLHGWPGSVREFYDFIPILTEAADLSEYVYEVVAPSLVGYGWSQPASKVGLNAAEMAIVMRNLMLRLGYNKFLVQGGDWGSIIGSNLATIFPDNVIGYHSNMCILNTPLSLMKGVVASFNPDKYLPSRFFREHHFPLTDKLLWGLEESGYFHIQATKPDTIGTALIANPVGLAAYILEKFQASTGPANNQRFDGMTKVFTIDALLDNVMIYYLTNSATTAGRLYKESMSKEFLSYQMDRVQSPVPMGCARFRFDLPAAMDWQLKDKYPNLIHSKYFNQAGHFAALEVPVMLYIDFAEFVAKIEL; via the exons ATGAAAGGTCttataatttttgttgcttTCTTAAGTATACTTATCGGTTTCGGTTATCACAAGTTCGATGAATTGACACGTCCACTACCGTTGCCAACATTTGACACCAATAAATATTGGGGACCAGGTGATGTCTCCAATTACAAGGAAGACAAAACTATTAAACCATTTAAGATTGATGTCAATACAGAG GTTATAACCGATTTGCAAAAACAACTAAATCGTACCTTAAAATTAACTGAACCATTGGAGGGTGTTCAATTCCAATATGGATACAATACTGAAGCCATGGCTCAAGTTGTCGAATACTGGCGGGAAAAGTATTTAGCCAAATGGTCGGAGCGTCAACAATTACTCAACAGTTTGCCTCAATTTACCACCGAAATTCAAGG TTTACGCATCCATTTTATCCACTCCAAGCCCAATGCTGAGGCAGTGAAAACGAAAAAGGTTTTACCCCTGCTCTTGCTACATGGCTGGCCAGGTTCTGTGCgtgaattttatgattttataccAATTCTTACTGAGGCCGCCGATTTGAGTGAATATGTTTATGAGGTTGTTGCACCCTCTTTGGTCGGTTACGGTTGGTCACAG cctGCTAGTAAAGTCGGTCTGAATGCTGCTGAAATGGCCATAGTCATGCGTAATTTGATGTTACGTTTGGGCTATAATAAGTTTTTGGTACAAGGAGGAGATTGGGGTTCTATAATTGGCAGCAATTTGGCCACTATTTTCCCAGACAACGTTATTGGTTATCATTCCAATATGTGTATTCTTAATACTCCGCTGTCTTTAATGAAGGGCGTTGTAGCCAGCTTTAATCCCGACAAATACTTACCCTCACGTTTCTTCCGCGAGCATCATTTCCCCCTGACTGATAAGTTATTGTGGGGTTTGGAGGAAAGTGGCTACTTCCATATTCAGGCTACCAAACCCGACACCATTGGCACAGCTTTAATTGCCAACCCAGTTGGTCTGGCCGCTTATATACTGGAGAAATTCCAAGCCTCTACTGGACCTGCCAATAACCAACGTTTTGATGGCATGACCAAAGTATTCACCATCGATGCCCTTTTGGACAATGTGATGATTTATTATTTGACTAATTCTGCCACCACTGCTGGACGTCTGTACAAGGAGTCAATGTCTAAGGAATTCTTAAGTTATCAAATGGATCGTGTTCAGTCTCCAGTGCCCATGGGCTGTGCTCGATTCCGTTTTGATTTGCCAGCCGCAATGGATTGGCAATTGAAGGACAAATACCCCAACTTAATTCACAGCAAATATTTCAATCAAGCTGGACATTTTGCCGCTTTGGAAGTGCCAGTCATGTTGTACATTGATTTTGCAGAGTTTGTTGCTAAAATTGAATTGTAA